Proteins encoded together in one Streptomyces sp. NA04227 window:
- the rplE gene encoding 50S ribosomal protein L5, with the protein MTATTTIPRLKTKYREEIAGKLLKEFSYENVMQVPGLVKIVVNMGVGDAARDSKLIEGAIKDLTTITGQKPAVTKARKSIAQFKLREGQPIGAHVTLRGDRMWEFLDRTLSLALPRIRDFRGLSPKQFDGRGNYTFGLTEQVMFHEIDQDKIDRVRGMDITVVTTATNDDEGRALLRHLGFPFKEA; encoded by the coding sequence ATGACTGCCACCACCACAATTCCGCGTCTCAAGACGAAGTACCGCGAGGAAATCGCCGGAAAGCTGCTGAAGGAGTTCTCGTACGAGAACGTCATGCAGGTTCCGGGCCTCGTCAAGATCGTGGTCAACATGGGTGTGGGCGACGCCGCCCGCGACTCCAAGCTGATCGAGGGTGCCATCAAGGACCTCACCACGATCACCGGTCAGAAGCCGGCCGTCACCAAGGCCCGCAAGTCCATCGCGCAGTTCAAGCTGCGTGAGGGTCAGCCGATCGGTGCGCACGTCACCCTTCGCGGTGACCGCATGTGGGAGTTCCTGGACCGCACCCTGTCGCTCGCGCTGCCGCGCATCCGCGACTTCCGCGGTCTGTCCCCGAAGCAGTTCGACGGCCGGGGCAACTACACCTTCGGTCTCACGGAGCAGGTCATGTTCCACGAGATCGACCAGGACAAGATCGACCGCGTCCGGGGTATGGACATCACCGTGGTCACCACGGCGACCAACGACGACGAGGGCCGCGCCCTCCTTCGTCACCTCGGCTTCCCGTTCAAGGAGGCGTGA
- a CDS encoding type Z 30S ribosomal protein S14, with product MAKKALIAKAARKPKFGVRAYTRCQRCGRPHSVYRKFGLCRVCLREMAHRGELPGVTKSSW from the coding sequence ATGGCGAAGAAGGCTCTGATTGCCAAGGCTGCTCGTAAGCCCAAGTTCGGTGTGCGCGCGTACACCCGCTGCCAGCGCTGCGGTCGTCCGCACTCCGTGTACCGCAAGTTCGGCCTGTGCCGCGTGTGCCTTCGTGAGATGGCCCACCGCGGTGAGCTGCCGGGCGTGACCAAGAGCTCCTGGTAA
- the rpsH gene encoding 30S ribosomal protein S8 — MTMTDPIADMLTRLRNANSAYHDSVGMPHSKIKSHIAEILQQEGFITGWKVEDAEVGKNLVLELKFGPNRERSIAGIKRISKPGLRVYAKSTNLPKVLGGLGVAIISTSHGLLTDKQAGKKGVGGEVLAYVW; from the coding sequence ATGACCATGACTGATCCGATCGCGGACATGCTGACTCGTCTGCGTAACGCGAACTCGGCGTACCACGACAGCGTCGGTATGCCGCACAGCAAGATCAAGTCGCACATCGCGGAGATCCTCCAGCAGGAGGGCTTCATCACGGGCTGGAAGGTCGAGGACGCCGAGGTCGGCAAGAACCTCGTCCTGGAGCTGAAGTTCGGCCCCAACCGTGAGCGCTCCATCGCGGGCATCAAGCGGATCTCCAAGCCCGGTCTCCGGGTTTACGCGAAGTCCACCAACCTGCCGAAGGTGCTCGGCGGCCTGGGCGTGGCGATCATCTCCACGTCGCACGGTCTGCTCACCGACAAGCAGGCAGGCAAGAAGGGTGTGGGCGGGGAAGTCCTCGCCTACGTCTGGTAA
- the rplF gene encoding 50S ribosomal protein L6, producing MSRIGKLPIPVPTGVDVTIDGRTVNVKGPKGSLSHTIAAPIEIAKGEDGVLNVSRPNDERQNKALHGLSRTLVANMITGVTQGYVKKLEISGVGYRVLAKGSNLEFSLGYSHPILVEAPEGITFKVESATKLSVEGIDKQKVGEVAANIRKLRKPDPYKAKGVKYEGEVIRRKVGKAGK from the coding sequence ATGTCGCGAATCGGCAAGCTCCCCATCCCGGTTCCCACCGGCGTGGACGTCACCATCGACGGCCGGACGGTGAACGTGAAGGGCCCCAAGGGTTCCCTCTCGCACACCATCGCCGCGCCGATCGAGATCGCCAAGGGCGAGGACGGCGTGCTGAACGTCTCCCGTCCCAACGACGAGCGTCAGAACAAGGCCCTGCACGGCCTGTCCCGCACGCTGGTGGCGAACATGATCACCGGTGTGACCCAGGGATACGTGAAGAAGCTCGAGATCAGCGGTGTGGGTTACCGCGTGCTCGCCAAGGGCTCCAACCTGGAGTTCTCGCTGGGCTACAGCCACCCGATCCTGGTCGAGGCCCCCGAGGGCATCACCTTCAAGGTGGAGTCCGCGACCAAGCTTTCGGTCGAGGGCATCGACAAGCAGAAGGTCGGCGAGGTTGCGGCCAACATCCGCAAGCTGCGCAAGCCCGACCCGTACAAGGCCAAGGGCGTCAAGTACGAGGGCGAAGTCATCCGCCGCAAGGTCGGAAAGGCGGGTAAGTAA
- the rplR gene encoding 50S ribosomal protein L18, with product MAYGVKIAKGKAYKAAAIKRRHIRIRKRISGTAERPRLVVTRSNRHIVAQVIDDIKGHTLASASTLDTSIRGGSEDKSSQAGKVGALVAERAKAAGVEAVVFDRGGNQYAGRIAALADAAREAGLKF from the coding sequence ATGGCATACGGTGTGAAGATCGCGAAGGGCAAGGCCTACAAGGCCGCTGCCATCAAGCGCCGCCACATCCGCATCCGCAAGAGGATCTCGGGTACCGCCGAGCGTCCGCGCCTGGTCGTGACGCGCTCGAACCGCCACATCGTGGCCCAGGTCATCGACGACATCAAGGGTCACACCCTGGCGTCGGCGTCGACCCTGGACACCTCGATCCGCGGTGGCTCCGAGGACAAGTCCTCGCAGGCCGGCAAGGTCGGCGCGCTTGTCGCCGAGCGTGCCAAGGCCGCGGGTGTCGAGGCTGTCGTATTCGACCGTGGTGGCAACCAGTACGCCGGGCGCATCGCCGCCCTG